The Anabas testudineus chromosome 5, fAnaTes1.2, whole genome shotgun sequence region CCACTGTATAACTTCCGTAATATCTAACTGTAACAGgtattagtattaataatatatttattgtctATTACAGTTTCTTACCAAGAACATCAACCTCCGGCTGCCCATTGGTGACCCGAAAATAGCCAACACAGCACAATGTATTTTCACAGACCTGCACGGATCCATTCACATTTCCAGCAGCTGTGTACTTGACTGAGTTGTTGTTTTGCGTTGTTGCTTGGAACACACACCGTCTCTTCTGAAGTACGGACTGGCTGGAGATAAAGATGCCTtctgagaggaggaaaaaaggggaCACAGCTGATGAGGATGTAGATTAGTTGACACAAAAATATCTCTCTATGTGGTTTGTGTCGTAAATCCAACTGTTTAAGTTTGACCTAGGtcttcaacaacaacatcaacactACTAGTCACTCACCATCATCTATCAAAAAGCAAATAAGAAGTCATTCATCAATTACAACTTTacatggaaaataaacaaacaaaaacaaaagaaggagCGTGTACTCACCCAAAGTGAAAACCAGCTGCCACAGTTGCCGCTTCATGTTCACACTGAGCCCAGACCGACCAGCTACAGACTGGTTATCAGTCCTGGGAATGTGAGTGAGGTTTCCCACTGTTTCCCAGCATCGCCCCCACACACCTGCATGTACTACACATTATGTCTGCTAAACAATGTGAGAAAACATAGTATTCATTGGCCAATTCAACTCCTACTTTTTAGGAATAACATCTGCATTTAGGTTGAGTATTTTCTGGTGCTATATTCTTTAGGGCCACAGCCTTCACACAACTTCACTGGAAGACCTGTAGGGTTATATTCCACCAACATCAGCCAGATTAAATGTCAATACAAattacaataatgaaaatactcatgctatgtctgtgttttgtgttttgtgttgtgctaGCATGCTAACGTGCTAAGATTGTAAAATCTATATCTGCTAAACATTAGCAATGCCATTGTGAACAGGCTGTTAGCAATTAGCTCAATTAGCTTTTAGCCCACAGACTGGTCTTGATAAGCACTCATAAATGACCACTGCAAACTTTGAGCTTtaagtgagttttttttaaactcaccTTTGcagattattgtttttttagattGTGTTTTTAGAAGATTACGACAATTTGATTGAGGATTAAGTCTTTAATCGACATGATTAGCcgaaaatgtaaataaaaacaaacccgAATTTTGTGTTAATATGCTGCACGTTTCGCGCTCCTGCAGAGCCCCGGTGGGCGGAGTTTAAAAGCCGATAGTGACCCAGGCTATTTCCGCTCACTCGCGTTACCGCTACGTAGAAATCAAACGCACATTTTCTAACTAGACGCAGACGCACGTCGACCTGCGCGTCCGGGCCTAACTAAGGTTTAGAAACTCGCTTAGTACTTATCTCCTGTCTACTATGGTGAAAATGGTATAGTAGTAACTCAATATGACCTATTTCATAGGCTAAATATATATTAGACGTCAATATAATGTTTAACGCTggttttgttgacacatctttCCTCAGACAGGTGCTTTGGGAATGCACTCTCTCACAAAGGAGCTCGCCGAGGTTTTTGCAGAGGACTCTGAAAATGACACAACATTTTATGGCTTTTCTGAAGGTGAATTCAGCGATAAGGTACAGATTCTGGACTAATACTGAACTTCACAACTCCAGAAACAGTGTTAGAAACCCACCGAGTCGTAGATTTAATTGTAATGAGCATATGGTTTGGTGGTTTACTCAAAGTTTAATGCTGTCAAATTGCGCTTTAAAGTGATTTGTTAACTCCTTCATGGTCCCTTCAGTAAGGACCTTTTAAgggtgattttttttaataccacaTAATGCAATTTCATACATGTccaaataatatttataaataaacatttagccTGAGCTACTCCAGGATAAGCACAGGAAAATGATGGAGGAACATAATTAATTTAAGGTCCACATGTTGaatattgatgatgatgatgatgatgatgacgacaatgacacacaaacatgttttattatttcctcCAGCAGGCTAGAGAACTGGTAAAGGCACTGAGACTGTAGATATTCTGCCCAAACcaaagcatttttgttttgtcatttacaaATCTCTTCATCATTTAGTTATTAATTATAAAAGTCTGTTACAACTTGGGGTCTTTGAGAAAAACATAATACTACTCTGAAATATTGAGTGTTGTCGGCGACCTAATGAGCAGTCATCTCTTATTTATATCCATCAGAGTTCAGATTTTGAAGATGAAACCCAGCCTGATCTGTCCCCCAAGGAGCAGAAAGCCGCATCGAAGCCATCTGCTGCTGCGCAACCCTTCAAGCTGAGAGTGGCTCTTCGCTCTGCTCCCTCTTTGCAGCACTCCACGGATGATGAGGATACACAGGGTGAACAAAAGAGGACAACAAGCAGGGAGGCGAAGGGAGCAGGAAAGCGGAGTAGGGCAAAGGAGAAGAAACATGTTAAGTTTGAAGACGAGGAGACGGCAGTTTTTCAGCCACCTCCGCCTGTGGAGCCTGGATCTGATCCAGAAGAAGACGTGACAGATTCTTTTTTAGCCAAGAGAGAGCAGAACATCAAAGCCAATAAAGCAATGGtaaaccagaaacagagacttccatacacactgtagctgcatttgtaaactgacagacaaacaaaaaaacaaaacaaaccatgtgTATTTTAAAGCTGTAGTTCCAAAACGAGTGCCTTTAAATATCCAGGGTTCTTTGGGGAAACATCAACAAGGTCCCAAACAAAATTACAGTTCAGTCTAATTGTAAATTCCCCACACGTTACCCCACAGAGAGATCTGTTATTCTAGTTATTGCTTTAGTGTACAGGTCCTTTTGTTTAATTGGGACACATGACTTTGACATGAGCCATATTTGACAGTttataagtttaaaaaaagatttctttGTTAACTTTAACACCAGTGAATTATAACGATAGAAAGTTTCAGTGAAAACTGTCGGACTTGCACAACATACTTGCCTCTGTGTTCTGCAACACTTGTGTACAACTTCCAGACTGCTTATATTGAAAAGTTCAGACAACTCTGAGATTGttgtgcaaaaatattttacagttggaGTCGCTGGCAAATTTTCCCTTGTACAGTGATTCAAGGGGTCAGAGATGTTAGCTGTATGTGTTTAATCCAATTTTATCTTTGCTCTTCTTTAACAGTTGGCTCAGCTGATGGCAGACTTGCAGAAAATGCCAGGAGCTGCAGGTTTTCTCAAAAAACAAGCAGGcaaacagaagacaaaagagagaggCTCCGTAAgttaaagataataaaaaatggGCAGTTGTTGATATTTAAACCCCCACATTTTGTAAATATCTTGAGCTTAGGAGGGGGCCACTatcctttttttattcctgACGATTCAGCAGAGCTTTGAAGATTAGTTTTTCCTTTATAGATCAGTGTACtcaagtcattttttttttttcaacatcacCTGTAGCGCCCCCCACGCTCTGGAGGAGAGTCCAGAAGGAACCCGGAGCGCATGTCCCGGAGACAGACTCGCTCTATGGGGGGAGGAGAGGGTCCCTCGGCCCCTAAGGAGGAAGACCTTGAGCTCAGCTTGGAGGAGGAGTTGCTGGAGGTCAGTTAAGTTGTTTACTGAGGAAGACTGTAATTATGAAGGCTTAGAAAGATTGGAAGCACTTCTTGTTTATAAAGAAATGCTTTAATTGCTACAAGGAACATACAACATGCTGTAGGATTGTGGGTTTGTATGAAATATAGGGCTGTTATATCATCACTGTGAGAAATTATACACAAGCATTTATAGTAGCTGAGTGTGATGAACTGgtatttttgtttgtagaaattagtttgtgtgtttgttataaGTGCTGAGCTACAATGTGTTGGACTTTGCCTATGTCTGTGTTTAGCCAACGTGAGCTGGTAAATTTTTGTATGAAACTTCAAGCTGTTCTCCTCTTTGTGATCCAGGTCCGTCGTGCTCCACAGCGTCGTGGCACGCCACGGCCTAATCAGTCTAAACCTCACTTTGTCCGTCCTGTGGAGGACATCACGGAGGATGAGCTTCAGCTGGTTGCAGATAACATGACTGAGAAAGTCTACAACAGAGTGACAGTGAGTTCACAGTCAGACTACCTGTGATCCTTTTCAGTGAGATATGTGATATATTAAAAGATTTGATTTCAGTCACAGCAAAAATGATTGTGGTAGCTTTCTTTCAAAGTACTGTAAGTCATCTGGTGACCAGTAGATGGGAATTGGTCCATTGCTGTTACTGATGGACTCAATGTCTGCataacagaatatttaaaaGGTGTATTGATTCACTGAATACTACAGATTACTCTGCTTTTgatgtttgtatatttttagGGCTCCACGTGTCATCAGTGCCGTCAAAAAACTGTTGACACTAAGACGTGCTGCCGCAGTGAGGACTGTCGTGGGATTCAAGGTCAGTTCTGTGGGCCGTGCCTGAGGAACAGATATGGAGAGGACGTGA contains the following coding sequences:
- the LOC113154339 gene encoding cell division cycle-associated protein 7-like isoform X3, which codes for MVKMVLWECTLSQRSSPRFLQRTLKMTQHFMAFLKSSDFEDETQPDLSPKEQKAASKPSAAAQPFKLRVALRSAPSLQHSTDDEDTQGEQKRTTSREAKGAGKRSRAKEKKHVKFEDEETAVFQPPPPVEPGSDPEEDVTDSFLAKREQNIKANKAMLAQLMADLQKMPGAAGFLKKQAGKQKTKERGSRPPRSGGESRRNPERMSRRQTRSMGGGEGPSAPKEEDLELSLEEELLEVRRAPQRRGTPRPNQSKPHFVRPVEDITEDELQLVADNMTEKVYNRVTGSTCHQCRQKTVDTKTCCRSEDCRGIQGQFCGPCLRNRYGEDVKEALLNPEWKCPPCRGICNCSFCRQREGRCPTGILFPLAQYHGFSDVHSYLSRWLLHHVILFHKFWFLHYCYSS
- the LOC113154339 gene encoding cell division cycle-associated protein 7-like isoform X1; amino-acid sequence: MVKMTGALGMHSLTKELAEVFAEDSENDTTFYGFSEGEFSDKSSDFEDETQPDLSPKEQKAASKPSAAAQPFKLRVALRSAPSLQHSTDDEDTQGEQKRTTSREAKGAGKRSRAKEKKHVKFEDEETAVFQPPPPVEPGSDPEEDVTDSFLAKREQNIKANKAMLAQLMADLQKMPGAAGFLKKQAGKQKTKERGSRPPRSGGESRRNPERMSRRQTRSMGGGEGPSAPKEEDLELSLEEELLEVRRAPQRRGTPRPNQSKPHFVRPVEDITEDELQLVADNMTEKVYNRVTGSTCHQCRQKTVDTKTCCRSEDCRGIQGQFCGPCLRNRYGEDVKEALLNPEWKCPPCRGICNCSFCRQREGRCPTGILFPLAQYHGFSDVHSYLSRWLLHHVILFHKFWFLHYCYSS
- the LOC113154339 gene encoding cell division cycle-associated protein 7-like isoform X2; the protein is MVKMTGALGMHSLTKELAEVFAEDSENDTTFYGFSEGEFSDKSSDFEDETQPDLSPKEQKAASKPSAAAQPFKLRVALRSAPSLQHSTDDEDTQGEQKRTTSREAKGAGKRSRAKEKKHVKFEDEETAVFQPPPPVEPGSDPEEDVTDSFLAKREQNIKANKAMLAQLMADLQKMPGAAGFLKKQAGKQKTKERGSRPPRSGGESRRNPERMSRRQTRSMGGGEGPSAPKEEDLELSLEEELLEVRRAPQRRGTPRPNQSKPHFVRPVEDITEDELQLVADNMTEKVYNRVTGSTCHQCRQKTVDTKTCCRSEDCRGIQGQFCGPCLRNRYGEDVKEALLNPEWKCPPCRGICNCSFCRQREGRCPTGILFPLAQYHGFSDVHSYLSSLRNKLKSEGDDAEM
- the LOC113154339 gene encoding cell division cycle-associated protein 7-like isoform X4, with the protein product MHSLTKELAEVFAEDSENDTTFYGFSEGEFSDKSSDFEDETQPDLSPKEQKAASKPSAAAQPFKLRVALRSAPSLQHSTDDEDTQGEQKRTTSREAKGAGKRSRAKEKKHVKFEDEETAVFQPPPPVEPGSDPEEDVTDSFLAKREQNIKANKAMLAQLMADLQKMPGAAGFLKKQAGKQKTKERGSRPPRSGGESRRNPERMSRRQTRSMGGGEGPSAPKEEDLELSLEEELLEVRRAPQRRGTPRPNQSKPHFVRPVEDITEDELQLVADNMTEKVYNRVTGSTCHQCRQKTVDTKTCCRSEDCRGIQGQFCGPCLRNRYGEDVKEALLNPEWKCPPCRGICNCSFCRQREGRCPTGILFPLAQYHGFSDVHSYLSRWLLHHVILFHKFWFLHYCYSS
- the LOC113154339 gene encoding cell division cycle-associated protein 7-like isoform X5; this translates as MTQHFMAFLKSSDFEDETQPDLSPKEQKAASKPSAAAQPFKLRVALRSAPSLQHSTDDEDTQGEQKRTTSREAKGAGKRSRAKEKKHVKFEDEETAVFQPPPPVEPGSDPEEDVTDSFLAKREQNIKANKAMLAQLMADLQKMPGAAGFLKKQAGKQKTKERGSRPPRSGGESRRNPERMSRRQTRSMGGGEGPSAPKEEDLELSLEEELLEVRRAPQRRGTPRPNQSKPHFVRPVEDITEDELQLVADNMTEKVYNRVTGSTCHQCRQKTVDTKTCCRSEDCRGIQGQFCGPCLRNRYGEDVKEALLNPEWKCPPCRGICNCSFCRQREGRCPTGILFPLAQYHGFSDVHSYLSRWLLHHVILFHKFWFLHYCYSS